A part of Nitrospinota bacterium genomic DNA contains:
- a CDS encoding bacteriohemerythrin → MKLSRKLVVGFVVVASITAVTGGIGLFGLTRATGNLEAVGGANLPSVHRLLTVANGQAGAVAAMRSLAVSEMDINGRNAQYETLNNNLQKADNAIKAFETSPKSKEQARAWNEFMPAWNQWAAEVKNSLAISRNIDELGVDQPGRVKLAVMSAIVVHDDLYEGFTTALTRKSAPKVLLDESKSEFAAWVGAYKPADPKLAGSIASAVGQRKLAFEKAVRTNDLLVSGKYTEARDALAEFRDVSKGANAQLLSIYAKADEADTLFGQLRESVFGKVAPLFSSSNRLLEEISSSSMAETRTVFSETSAEGMMARSVMISAIIMSVFIAIGIGLWLARSTTGPIGGIVNNLSESSGILSNISSQISTASMSLAEAAGEQAAALEQTSSSLEQISAMTKQNADNADNASRLSQGMTAVARKGNQAIRKMIEEMKATNKASGEIATIIKVIEDIAFQTNLLALNAAVEAARAGEHGKGFAVVAEEVRNLAQRSAAAARDTTGLIEDTMKRAAEGGQSAQHADAVLGEIIESVEKVANLVTEIAEASKEQAEGVEQLSVAVAEMNKITQSNADSAQRIASSSEEMNEQARVSSEAVKGMFGIVYGNDLRTAAQLLLNNGNGNSFEWDPDLLAIDVPSMDGQHKKLFSMMSDLNNAIINGGGEAARKGLDSLIDYAKKHLAEEESLMKRYNYPDFTGHKAIHDRILEKVHSLYDQVKQGNEGVMIDIMMFLKDWLYNHIQKVDKRYGQHINQEDYRTTAPRRALIERTAA, encoded by the coding sequence ATGAAACTTTCCAGGAAGCTGGTCGTAGGGTTTGTTGTGGTGGCTTCGATAACTGCTGTGACGGGGGGCATCGGGCTTTTCGGCCTGACGCGGGCGACCGGCAATCTTGAAGCGGTGGGCGGAGCAAATCTGCCTTCAGTCCACCGCCTTCTGACCGTGGCCAACGGCCAGGCGGGGGCAGTGGCGGCGATGAGGTCGCTAGCGGTGTCGGAAATGGACATCAATGGCCGGAACGCCCAATATGAGACGCTGAACAATAACCTCCAGAAAGCGGATAATGCCATAAAGGCTTTTGAGACTTCGCCCAAGTCAAAAGAGCAGGCCAGGGCTTGGAATGAATTCATGCCGGCGTGGAACCAGTGGGCCGCCGAGGTGAAAAACAGCCTGGCCATTTCGCGCAACATAGACGAGTTGGGCGTTGACCAGCCCGGCAGGGTCAAGCTTGCAGTCATGTCGGCGATTGTGGTGCATGATGATCTTTACGAAGGATTTACCACCGCCCTGACGCGGAAAAGCGCGCCAAAGGTGCTGCTTGACGAATCCAAATCGGAGTTTGCCGCCTGGGTGGGAGCTTACAAACCAGCCGATCCCAAGCTCGCCGGATCCATTGCCAGCGCTGTGGGCCAGCGCAAGCTTGCCTTTGAAAAAGCCGTTCGGACAAACGATCTTCTTGTGTCCGGCAAATATACTGAGGCCAGGGACGCATTGGCGGAGTTTCGCGACGTTTCAAAGGGGGCCAACGCGCAGTTGCTTTCGATTTACGCAAAGGCCGATGAGGCCGACACGCTATTCGGCCAGCTAAGGGAAAGCGTTTTCGGCAAAGTGGCCCCGCTGTTCAGCAGTTCCAACAGGTTGCTTGAGGAAATCTCCTCGTCAAGCATGGCGGAGACGCGGACGGTGTTCTCCGAGACTTCCGCCGAGGGGATGATGGCCAGAAGCGTGATGATATCGGCTATCATCATGTCTGTGTTCATCGCGATAGGCATCGGCCTGTGGCTGGCCAGATCCACCACCGGGCCGATAGGGGGGATCGTGAACAACCTTTCCGAAAGCTCGGGGATACTCTCCAACATCTCCAGCCAGATTTCCACCGCGAGCATGTCCCTTGCCGAAGCGGCCGGAGAGCAGGCGGCGGCCCTGGAGCAGACATCGTCCTCCCTGGAGCAGATATCGGCCATGACCAAGCAGAACGCGGACAACGCGGACAACGCCAGCCGCCTTTCCCAGGGGATGACCGCGGTGGCCAGGAAGGGCAACCAGGCCATACGCAAGATGATCGAAGAAATGAAGGCGACCAACAAGGCCTCCGGGGAGATAGCAACCATCATAAAGGTGATAGAGGACATCGCCTTTCAGACAAACCTGCTGGCGCTAAACGCGGCGGTTGAAGCGGCGAGGGCGGGCGAGCACGGGAAGGGCTTTGCGGTGGTGGCCGAGGAGGTGCGAAACCTCGCCCAAAGGTCCGCCGCCGCGGCGCGGGACACAACTGGCCTTATAGAGGACACCATGAAGCGCGCGGCCGAGGGGGGGCAGTCCGCCCAGCACGCCGACGCAGTCCTGGGCGAAATAATCGAATCGGTGGAAAAGGTGGCCAACCTGGTGACTGAGATCGCCGAGGCGTCCAAGGAGCAGGCCGAAGGGGTGGAGCAGCTTAGCGTCGCGGTGGCTGAGATGAACAAGATCACCCAGTCCAACGCCGATTCGGCCCAGCGCATCGCCTCTTCGTCCGAAGAGATGAACGAGCAGGCCAGGGTCTCCAGCGAGGCGGTGAAGGGGATGTTCGGCATCGTTTACGGCAATGACCTGCGCACGGCGGCCCAACTGCTGCTAAACAACGGGAATGGCAATTCCTTCGAATGGGACCCGGACCTTCTGGCCATAGACGTGCCGTCCATGGACGGCCAGCACAAGAAGCTTTTCTCAATGATGAGCGACCTGAACAACGCCATCATAAACGGCGGGGGCGAGGCGGCGCGCAAAGGTCTTGACTCCCTGATAGATTACGCCAAGAAGCACCTGGCCGAGGAGGAGTCGCTCATGAAACGGTACAACTATCCGGACTTCACCGGGCATAAGGCAATTCACGACAGGATACTCGAAAAGGTCCATTCGCTTTATGACCAGGTAAAGCAGGGGAACGAAGGGGTGATGATAGACATCATGATGTTCCTGAAGGACTGGCTGTACAACCATATCCAGAAAGTGGACAAGAGGTATGGCCAGCATATCAACCAGGAGGACTATCGCACCACGGCCCCCAGGCGGGCGCTTATCGAAAGGACCGCCGCGTAG
- a CDS encoding purine-binding chemotaxis protein CheW — MNSEMLLEPELAPSSSRQWGRSGKFLTFVLGGEEYGLDITRVKEIIGGMEITSIPKAPGFIKGVINLRGKIIPVVDLRLKFGMPEAAHTRETVFIVVEVAGSLVGVVVDHVREVLDIKGSEIEPPPHLGASLETGFILGMGKVAGRVNILLDIGSVLSHEEASALKTIANA, encoded by the coding sequence ATGAATTCAGAAATGCTCCTGGAGCCGGAACTTGCGCCATCTTCCTCCCGCCAATGGGGAAGGAGCGGCAAATTCCTCACCTTCGTCCTCGGCGGGGAGGAATACGGCCTGGACATCACCAGGGTCAAGGAAATCATCGGGGGGATGGAGATAACGTCCATCCCCAAGGCCCCCGGTTTCATCAAAGGGGTGATCAACCTGCGCGGCAAGATAATCCCGGTGGTGGACCTGCGCTTAAAGTTCGGGATGCCTGAAGCGGCGCACACGAGGGAAACAGTGTTTATCGTGGTGGAAGTTGCCGGATCGCTGGTGGGCGTCGTGGTGGACCATGTCCGGGAGGTGCTCGACATCAAGGGCTCCGAAATCGAACCGCCGCCTCACTTGGGGGCAAGCCTTGAAACGGGCTTCATACTGGGCATGGGAAAGGTGGCCGGGAGGGTGAATATCCTTCTGGACATAGGGAGCGTACTGTCGCACGAAGAGGCCTCTGCCTTAAAGACCATCGCCAACGCATAA